tgaaatgtgattgttttgttttctctgtttttagttCTCACGTTGGTTTACGGAGCTGATTTTGCTGGAACAGCAATAAAAAGCCTATTAAATCCATCAGTCGAGTCTCTGACCATCTTTCGGAGGGTATACTACAGTgctttcattatttctttgcGATTGTTACGAAAACACGGAGGCTAAtctctgacaaaaaatatagcaCACCATTTCTGATTATGACCTATGATTTCATGCAACTTTTGGCAGTTTTTGGTGTTGCGCAGCACCAAGTACTTCGACCGAAAGTGTGGCGGAagatgaagaattataagaaaTAAGTAAGGAGGAGATTAATCGGTTTCATTAGATCTATGGTTCCGAATGGCACACCAAATAATAAGAATTTCATTAATTTGTATGGTATAGCTTTTAAAAGAACATTGGTGTGGTCAcctatttgttttttactgacCTCTTTAGACTCTATCCTGGTGTATTTGTCACACTGAGTTGTAGAATTTGTTTCCTGACACACTGCTTTATGAATGGCATGTGCTATTGCATAAACTGCCTTGTATACCATGTTAGTGATCCGGAGCTGAGATGTGTCAGTGTACAGAGTCTGGAGCGTCTGTATGTCTTCACTTCCATCACACAGACTCTTGTTTGGGACTGCACCTAAAAAATCAGAGACAAAGGAAAGGGACGTTTTTTCAACCCTAAAAATTACAACTTATCGCAGCAAGTCATATCCATAAAGCACTTTTGTAGAtgtaaaatatgcatttttaatctAAAGCACTCTTGAAGCAAAAAAGACTGATTCAGAGACATCACAGGCAGTGAGAATATGTGCATGTTAAAAAACTGTTCATGTCTAAACTATAACAGTATGTAAAATTTACATACTGACTTGACCGGtcttaacatgtttaaaatatgcGAAAGATCTGAAACCACTGACGGTATAATAGGTTAATTACATTCAGACACGCGTATATTCTGTAATGGATATGTGATATGAGTCCATTTTTTCATCTCTATTTAGTTTAATTACCTGGAGACTGTTTCTATATGGTGTGCTTCTGTTTGTGGCTTTAGTGTTGACATAAAACACTGTAGCAGAGTTTAAACCTTCATCAAGACAGCACAATGCCAAAACCTGACCTGAGCGATCATCGTTTTAAGTTAGGTTATCAGAGATGCCTCCTCATGAGTAAATTCAATGACAACAGATTTCATGCTAATTCTGGGATTTGGTCTTAAACTAACAGCTGCTTCACTCAGCTGgtctgagaaaaacaacaaaactgaaaCACAAGGACCCAAACATAAGATTCAACTCTCTCACTTTTTCTCAGCCTGCAGTTGAATGCATCCTCCCAGAACTCAGTGAGCAGTGGAGAGGCAGCCACTTTAGAGGGAGAGAGGTCCAGCAAGAAGTCTCTCAGACCTGGGATGACTGATTGCTCAATGCCAAATCCAATAGCTCCAGCACAGAAGCTGAACCTCAGCATGTCTGGGTCTGTTACCCAGGCCTCACTGCCTATCCACTGGAGAGGTGGAAAAGGCTCAAGAGAAAGCACTTCTAGCAAAATCTTCATGTCTGCATTCGATGTAAATGCCACAACAACCATAGATGTCGACCTGGAGAGACATTATACTTCATTAAATTATATCAGCACAAACATCAAATTGAGttcataaacaaaaacatacatgtgGCAGATAGCATCAAAAATTATAGTTCAGTATTTGGCCTCACTGACATGAAGAAGAATGTAAGTAACAAATATGAGAGAAATAGACGTGTGTAAAACATGCACTTCTAATGTGTCTTAGATAATAAAATATTCAATCTCAAATGTGTACACATTTTATGGTTCTGTGTGCAGAAAGTCAGTGTCAGCACAGGGAACAAAACTACAATCAGTGATGTAGAAACCTGCGGATAACGTCAGCTACTCTCTGGATCCTGCTACGTGGGTTGGTCCGATAGAAAGCTTCAGAGTATTCCACACAGATCCCTGCTCTGCGTGCTGCGGCCAGGAAAGACGCCATGCCATTATTGCCATAATCTGAATCCGACCGGACAGCACCTATCCAAGTCCAGCCAAAGTGTTTGACCAGCTTGGCCAGCGCGTCAGCCTGGAACTGGTCACTTGGGATTGTTCTGAAGAAACTCGGGTACTGCTGCTTATCAGACAGGCATGCACAAGTGGCAAAGTGGCTGACCTTAAGATAAACAACAGTGCAATTATTGAACTGGACAAAACAATCAGCTCAAGTTTACATTGAACAAGCAAATTACCAGAAATTCAGAACATTTACTTGAGGGATGCTAAAAGGCCCGAGGACACGCGACATGCTGATGGAATGCATGGACGAACCCTCGCCAACAACTGCCGTCACCATACCAGACTGTGAGCAGTTGTCGCCGGTGTAAAACACCGGGTCCAGGCCGTTTGAAAGCTGGAATGCCACATGCACCGCCACAGGCACCGAGGCGCACGTGTCGTAGATCTGATAACCGAGTCTGATGCCCGGCAGCAGCTCCGTGCTGTTGTTAATCTCCTCGATGGCGAAGATCATTGCACTTGAGAAGCGCAGTGTACGGGGGATAATGCtgcaaacagaaacacatgTCAACTCCATAAACACATGCAAGAatttacacaaatatatatagtaGAACTGCAATTCATATCTACTGTAAGAGCACTGCATCTGTGAACCAAATTGTCAGCAAGTCAATAAAATTAATAACATTTCCATCCTCACACAGTCTAAAAGCCTCTTATCCCACATTTCTTCATTTTACTAACCTCCCTTTGCACCTTAGTGGCTCAGGCATGTAGGTGTAGTTATTCTCCACTGTGTGCACCTTGTAATGTATAGAGAAAGCACCACCAATGACGTAGTCACCGTCCACTGAGAAAGCAGGTAGACGAGTGGCACTCTGGAGCTTACATTTCAAAGATGCCGCCTCAGAGCTGACCCTAGCACCAGAAACATTCAAGGCAAGAGCTGAGTTCAGCTCACACAGAGACAGGATCAGACTAATAGAGAGAGCAGTGATCTCCATCCCTCAACTGTCTGTGTGGGAATACTGCATGTGTGTTATCACTGGTTTATATAAACTTTTCAGACAAACCATCCCTCCTTCTACTGTACGTCAGCTGACTGTACATCAAAGAGAATTCTTTCTATAGGCCATGCAATATTATCTGCATTAAGTGCccatgtgtcttttcttttcttctctccttacAGAGTTTTCAATGTAAACACCAAATGGTTTCCTAATTTTATCCAACCGTTATacccttttttgtttcttttgagcTCATATTGCAGTTAAGTCTaacaaatgcagctttaatATCTTGTTTGTGTGGTTCAATCCCTTCTTAcataatgtgaaaacaaaaatatttttgaaaaagcaaCAATTTTACGACAGCGTCAAGACATAACACAGAAGCAAacctttttctgtatttaaatgtatttatttactcatttagcTCATCATCAAATCATTTAAGTGATTAAATAAGTTCATAACATATTAAATAACTTTCACAAAGTGGAAAATATTATGTTAAACGTTTGATGATAAATATTTAGTCAATATTTAAAAGTGAAGACTGTTCAGTGTGCACATTTTAAGCATTATACTGTATGCTATGGGAaagtttgtcacattttatgttgctgTCCAATCAGTGTTGATGGTAAATGTAGTTCACTAAAGCAGAACAATCTTCAGTGTCCAATTTACTGAGTAAGCTGAGTTCTCCTACTCACAGAGACAGCAATAACAAGAGGATCACATTCTCCAGTATGGCAATTCAGCTTATCTGTAAATGTAACAGGCACTGGAAGAATGTATCGCTTCAGTCATTTACTATCAAAACTGTTTGGAAAGTGATCTCAAAGCTTGCAAAGTCTCTTTTAACCTTTTCCCAACCTCATTTCTCAGGATTgatttttgttcattaaatgctTCTTGGTGTTCTTCTCTGGCTTAAATAATATGATGAAACACTTTGGAgcaaatatacacaatattaGTCCAAAACTGGAGGCCAGAATGGCAAATATCTCCACAGCCACAGTGAATTTCCCAGGAGAGCTGACATATGCAGGGATAAAGGTGATCCACACTGCACAGAATATCAGCATGCTGAAGGTGATCAGCTTGGCTTCATTAAAATTATCAGGTAGTTTCCGAGCCAGGACAGCTAACACAAAGCAAAAGACAGCCAGCAGGCCGATGTACCCGAGCACAGCCCAGAACCCAACAGCTGAGCCTAATGCACACTCCAGGATGATCCTCTCCTTGTATGTTGTGAGGTTTTTCATTGGAAATGGAGGACTAAGAACCAACCAAATAGTACATATTATAACTTGAATGAATGTTAAAGACACTACAGTCATTCTTTGCTGTGGAGGACCAAACCATTTCATCACATTGCTTCCTGGGAGTGTAGCTCTGAAGGCCATTAACACCACTATTGTTTTTCCAAGAACACAAGACATACAGAGGACAAAGGTGATCCCAAATGCTGTGTGGCGCAGCATGCAGGACCACTCAGAGGGCGCTccaatgaaagttaatgaacataagaaacacagagtcagagagtagagcagcaggaagctcagCTCAGAGTTGTTGGCCCTGACAATCGGGGATGTCCTGTGACGATAGAACACAGCCGCTGTTATAATGGCAAGACAGGCACCACCAACTGAGAATGCAGCCAGGATGATTCCTAGGACCTCGTTGAAGGAAAGAAACTCTACAGGCTTGGGGAGACACGTGTCCCTCTCTGCATTAGGCCAGAACTCCTTGAGGCATGGGAAGCAATCAGGGGAATCTGAAAAAATTAAGCAAAGAGGCCTTTTAGGAGACATATTGTAAACTACTGTATATGTTGTACAGTCAACATGCATTtggagaaaatagaaataccTGTAGCATTGCTAATCTCTCCCTCAGGACATGATAAACAATCATAACAGCAGATGggttttcctttctgcagcactTTACGAGTTCCTGGaggacagctgtcagagcacactgacacaggtacctggcacaaagataaaaacaaaatatcacatattCAAATGTGCTACAAAGCTCTGATGTTTAAAAGCTAAAGTTGGTAAAAATGGCAGAATTTGAGGTAGAGTGAAAGCTTCTCTTGCAGCTCTCCCCTCCCCAACAAAGTCAACAAACAGAATCTTGGATAAGTGCTTTCCAGTTTGACCACAGTTCACGAGCAGCCATTGACATCATTGACAGCTGCGTTCAAGTCCATTCGGCTCTGATTAGTAGTTTTCTTTCAGGTGAGGTGGATTCTCAAAAATGAAGTTCAGTGTAACCTCTTACCCACTCATCATGTTTCTTCAAAAGCAGCTGATCATGGGTGTGCAATCTTTAAGTTAAACCAGCCCGATTTTGCTAAAATCTCCAACAATCCAGTCAAAAATTATAGTTTTTTCTATCATTATCCCTGTACTGCAACTCATCAAGAGAACAATTTCAGATAGGATGAAGGCGTGGTTTTATTCAAAATTGCTGTAACTTTGGAATTCATCTTTTGACAGTGAGTATAGGCAGGAGGAACAGGGACCAAAACTTCACACCATGTAAGACTGTCAAATTGTAAACTTAAATGTGATAAACTAGAGCTTTTGGATTGCTTACTTGTGTGCTGCCTTCCACCCAGGTGAGGTTCCTGTTGATACGGAACTCTCTGCCCAACGGCAGTGATGCATCGTAGTGTCCGACTGTCACCAACTCAATGTTGCCACTCTCATTTTTTTGCCAGTTCACCAGCTCATATTTGGCCACAGGATCCCCGTTGGCATCAAATGACACATCATAACCATTTTGtgaaaaattgacttttttcaaCTGCATGAGAACCTGTGAggataaattaaactcatagaaaataaacaatactTAAAACGAGAAAATTTTAGCCGCAATGTTGACAATGTGCTGGAATTGTACAATGCAGCCACTTCCTAAGCTATTTcgtaattattttgaaaaaaaaacaaaaactaggtCAATCCAAAgattcatgtttttatacagATACCATTGTGGGCTTTAATTCTGAAGGCCTGGCTCATCCTGACTTTTCTGGTTGCTATGGAGTTTAGGGCAGCATTAGAAAGTGGAGAGGGGAGGGGCACTCAAAACAGTTGAGAAACATAATTTAATGGCGATCACACCTCTCAAATTACTCTTGTTTTTTCTAAAGTTGTGAGTCCTAATAACgaaatattattatcatcaaaaagaaatgtctatctttttttcttcaagaaaTTTCTGGTTTCAGTTAACATTAGTCTCTATGGAACATTTGGTTGGAATTGCTGTCACTTTCAGGCTCAGTGAGCCAAATCTGTAAGTCTGATTGATTCAGAGTAGGACTTCTGTCAAAAGGACAAAATTctctaataaaataaataaaataataaattaaataaaatgattcaTGAAAAGTGAAAGTTGTGGGAACAAGCACAGGATTTTCAgagaaaaatgccaaaaaacatGTCCCATCCTCTCCCCACTCtaactgtgatgtcatcaaCTCTAGCTCTGAACATTCCACcgaatacacacccattataaactcTAAATTGCTCTGAAAAAAGCATCAAACGCAATGTAAATGACCTTTAATATGATTACAACATCACTTCATTTGttgctttttatgtttgtttttttagtttctgaacATTAGTTAAGGTCAGGTTATTATCTCATATATATTAAGCAGACGTTAtattctgtgcttttattttgaaagcgtcTTGACGCGACCTAATAAACATCCGGTGCTTCAGATTTTACCGACAGTGGGAAAAGTGTGTCTGCAAGACTAAGATGCATGTCTTCAATGCTAAATGTGCCAAAGTTAAATGAAACGCACTAGCATCTGGCTAATAAGGGGCACAAGgtttgttttagttactttaatGATATATTATGTCCGGCTCGAGTTTGGTTGCCGTTGATAGTTGTATGTATGAAACGTGTTGTTGTTAGCGGTAGATACTATTAGCATCGGCCGAGCTGCCGTGTCTGTTTGTATTGAAGTTAGAAAGAGCTAGGCTAACTCGTTGATTGCTTTATTAATGTTACAGGAcgtattttgtctgttttatgtaAAGTCTGCTAAGGCTAAAAACTGTTTATTGCGTTAAAAGGAAATGGTTACAAATACTTATTTAATGCTAATACAGCACTCCGTTGGAGATTGTCTTTTGATTCAAACAGATAAAAAGGGAGTTAATTTACATGATTGTTTATGTGATTAAAGCAGTCATAAATATTTTCTGTCTTCATAGCTCTTACGGTGTGTTCATACTGTGTTTGTAAAGTCTTCAGCTCTCATCCAGCAGTCCACTGATATCACAACGACAGCATCACCTGCAAGGACAGATGTGAATTACCGGCTCAAGCAGTCCAAGATAGCATAGCTCTGAACAGGCTCCCAATGCCAGAACCATCTTTATTCACTGGTGATCTAATCCAGTTTATTGAATGGAAGGCTTCCTTCACATCACTCATAGATAAAAAGAACATTGCTTCAGCTGACAAATTGCACtatttgaaaaaatatgtaGCAGGTCCAGCTCGAAAGACACTTGATGGCATATTTTATAGAAATGACGATGAAGCCTATAATGATGCATGGAACCGTCTCAATCAAAGGTATGGTCAGCTGTTTGTTATACAAAGAGCATTCAGGGAAAAACTAGCAAACTGGCCAAAGATTCACCCAAGAGATGCTGAGGGACTCAGAGCATTTGCTGATTTCTTACACTCATGTCTGGAAGCAATGCCTTATGTTAAAGGTCTGAACATTTTGAACGATTGTGAAGAGAACCACAAACTGGTTCAGAAGTTACCTGACTGGACAGCTTCACAGTGTAACCGTAAAGTCACTCAAGTCATGAGAGATGATCAGGAATTTCCCACCTTCTACAAGTTCGTCTTCTTCGTCGTAACAGAAGCAGAGATTGCAAGTAATCCTATTGCTTCATTCCACGCTCTTCACTCATCAGAAACTAACTCATCACGTCATCTGAAAGAAAGGAAGTGTAAATCCAGTGTTTATCATACACAAGCAGTTACAGAGACTGAAACTCAAGTTAAACTCACAGTTAAGAACAGGTTTAAAGCAACCATGTATGTTTTATCAAGACAGTAGGCATCATCACTGTCCTGAGTTCAAAAGAAAGGCTCTGGAGGAACGACGGAAATatgtgaaagaaaagaaactctGCTATGGCTGCCTGAGGACAGGCCATAATGCAAAAGACTGCCGCAATAGGCATTCATGTGATAACTGTAAAAGAAGACATCCTACACTTATTCATGATGACAACTACACTAAAGCCAAACCCACGTCAGTCTCAAATCAAGGcaccacagaggaaacagcaaccaCATTGTCTCTTAGTGTGACAACTAAGGAGCCATCCACCAACACTTCAATGATTGTGCCAGTATGGGTTTCCTCCGTTAGCAATCCAGGTATGGAAAGACTTGTCTATGCGCTGCTTGATACCCAAAGTGATACAGTCTTCATTGACCAAGAAGTTAGCAACAGTTTACAAGCTAAGACACATCCTGTAAAGCTGAAGTTAACAACAATGACAGGAAAGGATGCATTAATGCAAAGTCAAAGAGTGTCAGATCTGAGAGTGAGAGGCTACAGATCTCCCTCCTGCTTACAGCAAGGACTGTATACCAGTGAATCGAACACACATTCCTACCTGTGACACGGCACGGCACTGGAATCATCTCATCAAAATAGCAGATGAAATCCCACCACAGCTGGAGTGTGAAGTCGGTCTGCTGATCGGCTACAATTGCTCAAGGGCACTGGCACCACGGAAGGTAATCCTTGGAGGAGATAGTGAACGATATGCAGTTCAAACGGACCTGGGGTGGAGTATTGTAGGCCGTTCATCGAGCATCACCAAGCATCACCAGTATGTGCCACAGAGTTTCTGTCACAGAGCTTCCTCCAGTGACTCCAGCAGAGGCAATAAGGGTTCTCGAGTCCGACTTTAAAGATGCTAACAAGGACGGAAAGACAGTGTCTCAAGATGACATCTGCTTCCTGGACGTGTTAAAGGAAGGAATCAGGAGAAACATTCATGGACATTATGAGATGCCACTCCCCTTTAAAGAGAGACCCTATCTCCCTGACAATAAGCAACTAGCCATTGTACGGCTCAGTCACCTTAAAAGAAGGCTGGTGAAGGATGACAAGTACAGGGAACACTACGTGAAGTTTATTGAGGAAATCATCAGAAAGGGTGAGGCAGAGGAAGTTCACGATCAtgggaaggaaggagagaaatgGTATATTCCCCACCACGGAGTCTACCACTCCAAAAAACCTGACAAACTCCGTGTGGTTTTTGATTGCTCTGCCAAGTACAGGGGAACAAGCCTGAATGACCATCTTCTGTCAGACCCAGACCTGCTGAATAAGCTGAATGGCGTGCTTCTCAGATTCAGACAGCACCATGTTGCATTGATGTGCGACATAGAAAAGATGTTTCATCAGTTCTACGTGTATGAAGCTGACAGAGACTATCTACGTTTCCTCTGGTGGAAAGACGGTATCTTTAATGCAGAGCCACAGGAATTTCAAATGAAAGTGCATTTCTTTGGTGCTGCATCAACGCCAGGATGCACTAACTACGGACTGAAACAGCTCACTAAGACAATGAGAGTCAATTTCCCCTTGGCTCACAGTTCATCATGAAAGACTTTTATGATGACGACGGTGTCACTAGCGTAGAAAAAGTGGATGGCGCTATTCAACTTGCACAGGAAGCACAAAAGCTCTGTGCTATGGTTGGACTGACTGCGCAAGTTTATGTGTAATAGCAGATCTGTGCTGGAGAGCATACCTCCATCTGAGTGTGCTGCTGAAGTGAAGGCTctggacctggtcttcaaggaTGTGACTTTAGAGAGAGACTTGGGAATCCACTGAATCAGACACCTTCAGAT
This is a stretch of genomic DNA from Centropristis striata isolate RG_2023a ecotype Rhode Island chromosome 4, C.striata_1.0, whole genome shotgun sequence. It encodes these proteins:
- the LOC131969910 gene encoding extracellular calcium-sensing receptor-like, with amino-acid sequence MEITALSISLILSLCELNSALALNVSGARVSSEAASLKCKLQSATRLPAFSVDGDYVIGGAFSIHYKVHTVENNYTYMPEPLRCKGSIIPRTLRFSSAMIFAIEEINNSTELLPGIRLGYQIYDTCASVPVAVHVAFQLSNGLDPVFYTGDNCSQSGMVTAVVGEGSSMHSISMSRVLGPFSIPQVSHFATCACLSDKQQYPSFFRTIPSDQFQADALAKLVKHFGWTWIGAVRSDSDYGNNGMASFLAAARRAGICVEYSEAFYRTNPRSRIQRVADVIRRSTSMVVVAFTSNADMKILLEVLSLEPFPPLQWIGSEAWVTDPDMLRFSFCAGAIGFGIEQSVIPGLRDFLLDLSPSKVAASPLLTEFWEDAFNCRLRKSAVPNKSLCDGSEDIQTLQTLYTDTSQLRITNMVYKAVYAIAHAIHKAVCQETNSTTQCDKYTRIESKEVLMQLKKVHFSQNGYDVSFDANGDPMATYELVNWQKTESGNIELVTVGHYDASLPVGREFRINRNLTWVEGSTQVPVSVCSDSCLPGTRKVLQKGKPICCYDCLPCPEGEISNATDSPDCFPCPKEFWPNAERDTCLPKPVEFLSFNEVLGIILAAFSVGGACLAIITAAVFYRHRTSPIVRANNSELSFLLLYSLTLCFLCSLTFIGAPSEWSCMLRHTAFGITFVLCMSCVLGKTIVVLMAFRATLPGSNVMKWFGPPQQRMTVVSLTFIQVIICTIWLVLSPPFPMKNLTTYKERIILECALGSAVGFWAVLGYIGLLAVFCFVLAVLARKLPDNFNEAKLITFSMLIFCAVWITFIPAYVSSPGKFTVAVEIFAILASSFGLILCIFAPKCFIILFKPEKNTKKHLMNKNQS